In the genome of Kluyveromyces marxianus DMKU3-1042 DNA, complete genome, chromosome 1, one region contains:
- the LCB3 gene encoding phosphatase PAP2 family protein: protein MTEARQTRQRIFSFSHLNVFDGKHPCSDPGNHDPDHFKPHMSKFRFACRQKLLEVIEMTHAEGIILWIQEHLRNKPTDVFFASTAIMGSHTFYVVMLPIPRWTGFSAATRDLVYILGYSIYLSGHLKDYWCLPRPKSPPVHRITLSDYTTKEYGAPSSHTANATGVSMLILWYISQIKLDDESNRGIFYLLAAVYFFILTFGRLYCGMHGILDLSSGIVIGIVCCALRVYTHEYLHYDEFTIGSGLWYPLFSIVHGAILLKLHARPIDACPCIEDSVAFIGVIMGLECSDWLYPRIFNTPSYEMPFNFARIGITGTIARIVIGVIAVLIWKELGKKVIYWILTKLIGDDRPFTKEELQRQKEMDAVQEFTPLARIDVIGRSIIYAGIPATVVLVCPVLYKYFGILD, encoded by the coding sequence ATGACAGAAGCTCGACAGACTCGCCAGAGGATATTTTCGTTCTCTCATTTAAATGTATTTGATGGTAAACACCCATGCTCAGATCCAGGCAATCACGACCCAGATCATTTCAAACCACATATGTCTAAGTTTCGATTCGCTTGCAGGCAGAAGCTATTGGAAGTTATCGAGATGACGCATGCAGAGGGTATTATTCTGTGGATTCAAGAGCACCTTAGAAATAAACCTACAGATGTATTTTTCGCTTCTACAGCGATAATGGGTTCACATACATTTTACGTTGTAATGCTTCCGATACCACGCTGGACTGGCTTTAGCGCTGCTACAAGGGATCTTGTGTATATTCTCGGATACTCAATATATTTGAGTGGACATTTGAAGGATTACTGGTGTTTGCCTAGGCCTAAATCTCCGCCTGTTCATCGCATCACGTTAAGCGATTATACGACAAAAGAATATGGAGCTCCAAGCTCTCACACAGCAAATGCGACAGGAGTAAGCATGTTGATATTATGGTACATTTCACAAATTAAATTAGACGATGAATCGAACAGAGGCATCTTCTACCTTCTTGCTGCTGtatatttctttattttgaCATTTGGAAGGTTGTACTGTGGAATGCATGGTATTTTGGATCTTTCGAGCGGAATTGTGATTGGTATTGTTTGTTGCGCACTACGGGTATATACACATGAGTATTTGCACTATGATGAGTTTACAATTGGCAGTGGTCTGTGGTATCCACTTTTCAGTATTGTTCATGGTGCGATATTGTTGAAACTTCACGCAAGGCCCATTGATGCGTGTCCATGTATCGAGGATAGTGTTGCGTTCATTGGTGTCATCATGGGTCTAGAATGCAGTGACTGGTTATACCCAAGAATATTTAATACCCCATCATATGAGATGCCGTTTAATTTTGCCCGAATTGGGATCACGGGTACCATTGCAAGAATCGTGATTGGTGTCATTGCTGTCttgatttggaaagaaTTGGGTAAGAAAGTTATATACTGGATTCTTACCAAGCTCATTGGCGACGACCGTCCCTTCACAAAAGAAGAGCTACAGAGACAAAAGGAAATGGATGCTGTACAAGAGTTTACACCATTGGCTAGAATTGATGTCATCGGACGATCAATTATATACGCCGGCATCCCAGCAACAGTGGTTCTTGTGTGTCCTGTGCTATACAAATACTTTGGAATTCTCGATTGA